In Rattus norvegicus strain BN/NHsdMcwi chromosome 1, GRCr8, whole genome shotgun sequence, a genomic segment contains:
- the Tmem91 gene encoding transmembrane protein 91 isoform X7, giving the protein MVYNDQTTGLFTIAMDNSSIQELQQPLLPSVTWDLLASKSEKPELGTLFPETAFADSPRGWQLLLPPLPSVSAGLGEPETPDLEDTSSSDSDSDDDGGDRLSPLLPHDHLGLAVFSVLCCFWPVGIAAFCLAHKRPEDHQTREQNG; this is encoded by the exons ATGGTTTACAATGATCAAACAACAG gTCTCTTTACTATAGCCATGGACAACTCCAGCATACAGGAACTCCAGCAACCCTTACTGCCAAGCGTAACCTGGGACCTCCTTGCTTCCAAGTCTGAGAAACCAGAGCTGGGAACCCTCTTCCCAGAAACTGCCTTTGCAGATTCCCCGAGAGGCTGGCAGCTTCTTCTCCCACCTCTTCCTTCAGTGAGCGCTGGCCTGGGGGAGCCTGAGACCCCTGACCTTGAG GACACATCATCCAGTGACAGTGACTCAGATGATGATGGGGGTGACCGGCTCTCTCCACTTCTTCCCCATGACCACCTGGGCCTGGCGGTGTTCTCTGTGCTGTGCTGCTTTTGGCCTGTGGGCATCGCTGCCTTCTGTCTGGCCCACAAG agaccagaggaccATCAAACCCGTGAGCAGAATGGATGA
- the Tmem91 gene encoding transmembrane protein 91 isoform X2, translating to MFQPTGFSLLKGEAAAGSGTPRVEEAFKTPSRGTADRRSLELLPRLSPPTARCGVAGAQRPKRSSAALRPCTGYPGHPISGFRFAHLWAAGQGLFTIAMDNSSIQELQQPLLPSVTWDLLASKSEKPELGTLFPETAFADSPRGWQLLLPPLPSVSAGLGEPETPDLEDTSSSDSDSDDDGGDRLSPLLPHDHLGLAVFSVLCCFWPVGIAAFCLAHKTRPSCSSAPTVNAETRGPSNP from the exons ATGTTCCAACCAACAGGTTTCAGCCTCCTTAAGGGAGAAGCTGCTGCTGGCTCTGGGACCCCCAGAGTCGAAGAAGCCTTCAAGACCCCCTCCCGGGGCACCGCGGATAGGCGGAGTCTGGAGCTATTGCCCcgcctctctcctcccactgcgCGCTGCGGGGTGGCCGGGGCGCAGAGACCAAAGCGCAGCTCAGCAGCTCTCAGACCCTGTACGGGGTACCCGGGACACCCGATCTCTGGGTTCAGGTTTGCCCATCTCTGGGCGGCAGGGCAAG gTCTCTTTACTATAGCCATGGACAACTCCAGCATACAGGAACTCCAGCAACCCTTACTGCCAAGCGTAACCTGGGACCTCCTTGCTTCCAAGTCTGAGAAACCAGAGCTGGGAACCCTCTTCCCAGAAACTGCCTTTGCAGATTCCCCGAGAGGCTGGCAGCTTCTTCTCCCACCTCTTCCTTCAGTGAGCGCTGGCCTGGGGGAGCCTGAGACCCCTGACCTTGAG GACACATCATCCAGTGACAGTGACTCAGATGATGATGGGGGTGACCGGCTCTCTCCACTTCTTCCCCATGACCACCTGGGCCTGGCGGTGTTCTCTGTGCTGTGCTGCTTTTGGCCTGTGGGCATCGCTGCCTTCTGTCTGGCCCACAAG ACCCGCCCTAGTTGCTCTTCGGCCCCCACTGTgaatgcagagaccagaggaccATCAAACCCGTGA
- the Exosc5 gene encoding exosome complex component RRP46 isoform X1, whose product MEGAKRADAKVLTDTGTESSPRSPVCSLRHFACEQNLLSRPDGSASFLQGDTSVLAGVYGPAEVKVSKEIFNKATLEVILRPKIGLPGVAEKSRERLIRNTCEAVVLGALHPRTSITVVLQVVSDTGSLLACCLNAACMALVDAGVPMRALFCGVTCALDPDGNLVLDPTTKQEKEARAILTFALDSAEQKLLMSATKGLYSDAELQQCLAAAQAASQHIFRFYRESLQRRYSKS is encoded by the exons ATGGAGGGAGCAAAGCGTGCAGACGCCAAGGTACTCACTGACACCGGAACAGAGTCCAGCCCTCGAAGTCCAGTCTGCAGCCTCCGGCACTTTGCTTGTGAGCAAAACCTGCTGTCCCGGCCGGATGGATCTGCTTCTTTTCTGCAAG GTGATACCTCTGTCCTGGCTGGAGTCTACGGGCCGGCCGAGGTGAAGGTCAGCAAAGAAATCTTCAACAAAGCCACCCTTGAAGTGATCCTGAGGCCGAAGATCGGCCTGCCCG GCGTGGCTGAGAAGAGCCGGGAGCGACTGATCAGGAACACGTGTGAGGCAGTGGTTCTAGGGGCCCTGCACCCCCGGACCTCAATCACCGTGGTGCTGCAGGTGGTGAGCGACACTGGCTCT CTCTTGGCCTGTTGCCTGAATGCAGCCTGCATGGCATTGGTGGATGCAGGCGTGCCCATGCGAGCCCTCTTCTGTGGGGTCACCTGTGCCCTGGACCCTGATGGCAATCTTGTGCTGGACCCCACAACCAAACAAGAAAAG GAGGCCCGGGCCATTCTGACCTTTGCTCTGGATAGTGCGGAGCAGAAGCTGCTCATGTCCGCCACCAAGGGGCTCTATTCTGATGCAGAG CTCCAGCAGTGTCTGGCCGCCGCCCAAGCTGCCTCACAGCACATCTTCCGCTTCTACCGAGAATCCCTGCAGAGGCGCTACTCCAAGAGCTGA
- the Tmem91 gene encoding transmembrane protein 91 isoform X1, protein MFQPTGFSLLKGEAAAGSGTPRVEEAFKTPSRGTADRRSLELLPRLSPPTARCGVAGAQRPKRSSAALRPCTGYPGHPISGFRFAHLWAAGQGLFTIAMDNSSIQELQQPLLPSVTWDLLASKSEKPELGTLFPETAFADSPRGWQLLLPPLPSVSAGLGEPETPDLEDTSSSDSDSDDDGGDRLSPLLPHDHLGLAVFSVLCCFWPVGIAAFCLAHKTSKAWAKGDVQGAGAASRRAFLLGVLAVGLGLCTYAAALVTLAAYLASRDPP, encoded by the exons ATGTTCCAACCAACAGGTTTCAGCCTCCTTAAGGGAGAAGCTGCTGCTGGCTCTGGGACCCCCAGAGTCGAAGAAGCCTTCAAGACCCCCTCCCGGGGCACCGCGGATAGGCGGAGTCTGGAGCTATTGCCCcgcctctctcctcccactgcgCGCTGCGGGGTGGCCGGGGCGCAGAGACCAAAGCGCAGCTCAGCAGCTCTCAGACCCTGTACGGGGTACCCGGGACACCCGATCTCTGGGTTCAGGTTTGCCCATCTCTGGGCGGCAGGGCAAG gTCTCTTTACTATAGCCATGGACAACTCCAGCATACAGGAACTCCAGCAACCCTTACTGCCAAGCGTAACCTGGGACCTCCTTGCTTCCAAGTCTGAGAAACCAGAGCTGGGAACCCTCTTCCCAGAAACTGCCTTTGCAGATTCCCCGAGAGGCTGGCAGCTTCTTCTCCCACCTCTTCCTTCAGTGAGCGCTGGCCTGGGGGAGCCTGAGACCCCTGACCTTGAG GACACATCATCCAGTGACAGTGACTCAGATGATGATGGGGGTGACCGGCTCTCTCCACTTCTTCCCCATGACCACCTGGGCCTGGCGGTGTTCTCTGTGCTGTGCTGCTTTTGGCCTGTGGGCATCGCTGCCTTCTGTCTGGCCCACAAG ACCAGCAAGGCTTGGGCCAAGGGGGACGTCCAAGGGGCAGGGGCTGCCTCCCGCCGTGCTTTCCTGCTGGGGGTCCTTGCCGTGGGGCTGGGCCTGTGCACATATGCGGCTGCCCTGGTGACCTTGGCTGCCTACCTTGCCTCCCGAGACCCGCCCTAG
- the Tmem91 gene encoding transmembrane protein 91 isoform X4 has protein sequence MVYNDQTTGLFTIAMDNSSIQELQQPLLPSVTWDLLASKSEKPELGTLFPETAFADSPRGWQLLLPPLPSVSAGLGEPETPDLEDTSSSDSDSDDDGGDRLSPLLPHDHLGLAVFSVLCCFWPVGIAAFCLAHKTSKAWAKGDVQGAGAASRRAFLLGVLAVGLGLCTYAAALVTLAAYLASRDPP, from the exons ATGGTTTACAATGATCAAACAACAG gTCTCTTTACTATAGCCATGGACAACTCCAGCATACAGGAACTCCAGCAACCCTTACTGCCAAGCGTAACCTGGGACCTCCTTGCTTCCAAGTCTGAGAAACCAGAGCTGGGAACCCTCTTCCCAGAAACTGCCTTTGCAGATTCCCCGAGAGGCTGGCAGCTTCTTCTCCCACCTCTTCCTTCAGTGAGCGCTGGCCTGGGGGAGCCTGAGACCCCTGACCTTGAG GACACATCATCCAGTGACAGTGACTCAGATGATGATGGGGGTGACCGGCTCTCTCCACTTCTTCCCCATGACCACCTGGGCCTGGCGGTGTTCTCTGTGCTGTGCTGCTTTTGGCCTGTGGGCATCGCTGCCTTCTGTCTGGCCCACAAG ACCAGCAAGGCTTGGGCCAAGGGGGACGTCCAAGGGGCAGGGGCTGCCTCCCGCCGTGCTTTCCTGCTGGGGGTCCTTGCCGTGGGGCTGGGCCTGTGCACATATGCGGCTGCCCTGGTGACCTTGGCTGCCTACCTTGCCTCCCGAGACCCGCCCTAG
- the Tmem91 gene encoding transmembrane protein 91 isoform X6 — protein MDNSSIQELQQPLLPSVTWDLLASKSEKPELGTLFPETAFADSPRGWQLLLPPLPSVSAGLGEPETPDLEDTSSSDSDSDDDGGDRLSPLLPHDHLGLAVFSVLCCFWPVGIAAFCLAHKTSKAWAKGDVQGAGAASRRAFLLGVLAVGLGLCTYAAALVTLAAYLASRDPP, from the exons ATGGACAACTCCAGCATACAGGAACTCCAGCAACCCTTACTGCCAAGCGTAACCTGGGACCTCCTTGCTTCCAAGTCTGAGAAACCAGAGCTGGGAACCCTCTTCCCAGAAACTGCCTTTGCAGATTCCCCGAGAGGCTGGCAGCTTCTTCTCCCACCTCTTCCTTCAGTGAGCGCTGGCCTGGGGGAGCCTGAGACCCCTGACCTTGAG GACACATCATCCAGTGACAGTGACTCAGATGATGATGGGGGTGACCGGCTCTCTCCACTTCTTCCCCATGACCACCTGGGCCTGGCGGTGTTCTCTGTGCTGTGCTGCTTTTGGCCTGTGGGCATCGCTGCCTTCTGTCTGGCCCACAAG ACCAGCAAGGCTTGGGCCAAGGGGGACGTCCAAGGGGCAGGGGCTGCCTCCCGCCGTGCTTTCCTGCTGGGGGTCCTTGCCGTGGGGCTGGGCCTGTGCACATATGCGGCTGCCCTGGTGACCTTGGCTGCCTACCTTGCCTCCCGAGACCCGCCCTAG
- the Tmem91 gene encoding transmembrane protein 91 isoform X3 has protein sequence MFQPTGFSLLKGEAAAGSGTPRVEEAFKTPSRGTADRRSLELLPRLSPPTARCGVAGAQRPKRSSAALRPCTGYPGHPISGFRFAHLWAAGQGLFTIAMDNSSIQELQQPLLPSVTWDLLASKSEKPELGTLFPETAFADSPRGWQLLLPPLPSVSAGLGEPETPDLEDTSSSDSDSDDDGGDRLSPLLPHDHLGLAVFSVLCCFWPVGIAAFCLAHKRPEDHQTREQNG, from the exons ATGTTCCAACCAACAGGTTTCAGCCTCCTTAAGGGAGAAGCTGCTGCTGGCTCTGGGACCCCCAGAGTCGAAGAAGCCTTCAAGACCCCCTCCCGGGGCACCGCGGATAGGCGGAGTCTGGAGCTATTGCCCcgcctctctcctcccactgcgCGCTGCGGGGTGGCCGGGGCGCAGAGACCAAAGCGCAGCTCAGCAGCTCTCAGACCCTGTACGGGGTACCCGGGACACCCGATCTCTGGGTTCAGGTTTGCCCATCTCTGGGCGGCAGGGCAAG gTCTCTTTACTATAGCCATGGACAACTCCAGCATACAGGAACTCCAGCAACCCTTACTGCCAAGCGTAACCTGGGACCTCCTTGCTTCCAAGTCTGAGAAACCAGAGCTGGGAACCCTCTTCCCAGAAACTGCCTTTGCAGATTCCCCGAGAGGCTGGCAGCTTCTTCTCCCACCTCTTCCTTCAGTGAGCGCTGGCCTGGGGGAGCCTGAGACCCCTGACCTTGAG GACACATCATCCAGTGACAGTGACTCAGATGATGATGGGGGTGACCGGCTCTCTCCACTTCTTCCCCATGACCACCTGGGCCTGGCGGTGTTCTCTGTGCTGTGCTGCTTTTGGCCTGTGGGCATCGCTGCCTTCTGTCTGGCCCACAAG agaccagaggaccATCAAACCCGTGAGCAGAATGGATGA
- the Tmem91 gene encoding transmembrane protein 91 isoform X5 has protein sequence MFQPTGFSLLKGEAAAGSGTPRVEEAFKTPSRGTADRRSLELLPRLSPPTARCGVAGAQRPKRSSAALRPCTGYPGHPISGFRFAHLWAAGQGLFTIAMDNSSIQELQQPLLPSVTWDLLASKSEKPELGTLFPETAFADSPRGWQLLLPPLPSVSAGLGEPETPDLEDQSFRGLE, from the exons ATGTTCCAACCAACAGGTTTCAGCCTCCTTAAGGGAGAAGCTGCTGCTGGCTCTGGGACCCCCAGAGTCGAAGAAGCCTTCAAGACCCCCTCCCGGGGCACCGCGGATAGGCGGAGTCTGGAGCTATTGCCCcgcctctctcctcccactgcgCGCTGCGGGGTGGCCGGGGCGCAGAGACCAAAGCGCAGCTCAGCAGCTCTCAGACCCTGTACGGGGTACCCGGGACACCCGATCTCTGGGTTCAGGTTTGCCCATCTCTGGGCGGCAGGGCAAG gTCTCTTTACTATAGCCATGGACAACTCCAGCATACAGGAACTCCAGCAACCCTTACTGCCAAGCGTAACCTGGGACCTCCTTGCTTCCAAGTCTGAGAAACCAGAGCTGGGAACCCTCTTCCCAGAAACTGCCTTTGCAGATTCCCCGAGAGGCTGGCAGCTTCTTCTCCCACCTCTTCCTTCAGTGAGCGCTGGCCTGGGGGAGCCTGAGACCCCTGACCTTGAG GATCAATCATTTCGAGGCCTAGAATGA
- the B9d2 gene encoding B9 domain-containing protein 2, whose protein sequence is MAEVHVIGQIIGATGFSEGSLFCKWGIHTGAAWKLLSGVREGQTQVDTPQTGDMAYWSHPIDLHFATKGLQGWPRLHLQVWSQDSFGRCQLAGYGFCHVPSSPGTHQLDCPTWRPLGSWREQLARAFVGGGPQLLHADTIYSGADRYRLHTAAGGTVHLGIGLLLRHFDRYGVEC, encoded by the exons ATGGCCGAAGTGCACGTGATCGGGCAGATCATAGGGGCCACGGGTTTCTCTGAAGGTAGCCTCTTCTGCAAGTGGGGCATCCACACAG GGGCCGCATGGAAGCTCCTGTCAGGCGTCCGGGAAGGCCAGACGCAGGTAGACACACCCCAGACAGGGGACATGGCTTACTGGTCCCACCCCATTGACCTGCACTTTGCTACAAAAGGTCTCCAAG GTTGGCCTCGACTTCATCTCCAGGTGTGGTCCCAGGACAGCTTTGGCCGCTGCCAGCTTGCTGGCTATGGCTTTTGCCATGTGCCTAGCAGCCCAGGCACTCACCAGCTGGACTGCCCTACATGGAGGCCCCTGGGTAGTTGGAGGGAGCAGCTAGCACGGGCTTTCGTGGGTGGCGGGCCACAGCTGCTGCACGCAGACACCATCTACAGCGGGGCCGACCGCTACCGCCTGCACACGGCCGCGGGTGGCACAGTGCACCTTGGTATCGGTCTGCTGCTGCGCCACTTTGATCGCTACGGTGTGGAGTGTTGA
- the Tmem91 gene encoding transmembrane protein 91 isoform X8 translates to MKVPFPEKIWSAPDELPGGISDGFCFSLYLFSPDRSHVTQDTSSSDSDSDDDGGDRLSPLLPHDHLGLAVFSVLCCFWPVGIAAFCLAHKTSKAWAKGDVQGAGAASRRAFLLGVLAVGLGLCTYAAALVTLAAYLASRDPP, encoded by the exons ATGAAGGTACCTTTCCCAGAGAAGATTTGGTCTGCTCCTGATGAGCTGCCTGGAGGTATCAGCGATGGATTCTGTTTTTCCCTTTACTTATTTTCTCCAGacaggtctcatgtaacccag GACACATCATCCAGTGACAGTGACTCAGATGATGATGGGGGTGACCGGCTCTCTCCACTTCTTCCCCATGACCACCTGGGCCTGGCGGTGTTCTCTGTGCTGTGCTGCTTTTGGCCTGTGGGCATCGCTGCCTTCTGTCTGGCCCACAAG ACCAGCAAGGCTTGGGCCAAGGGGGACGTCCAAGGGGCAGGGGCTGCCTCCCGCCGTGCTTTCCTGCTGGGGGTCCTTGCCGTGGGGCTGGGCCTGTGCACATATGCGGCTGCCCTGGTGACCTTGGCTGCCTACCTTGCCTCCCGAGACCCGCCCTAG